The Corynebacterium glaucum genome includes a region encoding these proteins:
- a CDS encoding YlbL family protein: MKAAGREIEDDIEEDRVRTKRWSTVVWGAIPVALLAGVLTFDHIPGTDISLAVPYAAQGPGPLFDTLSEVSGEPVVRIDGADLDATSGALNMTTVSVRTNMTLPQAIGRWITTDDTFVPVEQIMPRDMSREEVQEFNQQAFVASEASATVAAMHYLGRPTRVVVHDVVDGAAASGHLEPGDALVAVDGTEITKPSDVQDIVRAKHPGDEVEITALRGGAERQERIALGKDERDENVALLGILMSSEPADGVDVTYNLQDVGGPSAGMIFALAVIDKLSPGELTGGKTVAGTGTINEAGEVGPIGGISHKITGARDAGMELFLAPAGNCAEAAGVETGDMVVAAVANLDEAVKAMDDYAAGREVATCK; encoded by the coding sequence GTGAAAGCTGCTGGGCGTGAAATCGAGGACGACATCGAGGAAGACCGGGTGCGTACAAAGCGCTGGTCCACTGTGGTCTGGGGTGCGATTCCGGTTGCGCTTTTGGCTGGCGTTCTCACGTTCGACCACATCCCCGGCACCGACATTTCGTTGGCGGTGCCCTATGCTGCGCAGGGGCCTGGCCCTTTGTTTGACACGCTCAGCGAGGTCTCGGGCGAGCCGGTGGTGCGTATCGACGGCGCCGACCTCGACGCCACGTCCGGAGCACTGAACATGACCACGGTCTCGGTGCGTACCAACATGACCCTTCCGCAGGCGATCGGCCGGTGGATTACCACGGATGACACGTTCGTGCCGGTGGAGCAGATCATGCCTCGGGATATGAGCCGCGAGGAAGTCCAGGAGTTCAATCAGCAGGCGTTCGTCGCCTCGGAGGCGTCCGCAACCGTTGCCGCCATGCACTACCTCGGCCGCCCGACCAGGGTCGTGGTCCATGACGTCGTGGACGGTGCCGCAGCCTCGGGCCATCTCGAACCCGGCGATGCGCTAGTCGCGGTCGATGGCACCGAGATCACTAAGCCAAGTGACGTGCAGGACATCGTGCGGGCTAAACACCCAGGCGACGAGGTCGAGATCACCGCGCTGCGTGGGGGAGCGGAACGTCAAGAGCGGATTGCCCTAGGCAAAGATGAGCGGGATGAAAATGTGGCGTTGCTCGGAATCCTCATGTCCTCTGAGCCGGCCGACGGCGTCGATGTCACCTACAACTTGCAAGATGTGGGCGGTCCGAGTGCCGGCATGATCTTCGCACTCGCGGTGATTGACAAACTTTCCCCGGGCGAGCTCACCGGCGGCAAAACCGTCGCGGGCACAGGCACCATCAACGAGGCTGGGGAAGTCGGCCCCATCGGCGGCATTTCCCACAAGATCACTGGCGCCCGTGATGCCGGGATGGAGCTCTTCCTCGCGCCCGCGGGAAACTGTGCGGAAGCCGCTGGTGTCGAGACCGGGGACATGGTCGTCGCCGCTGTTGCCAACCTCGATGAAGCAGTCAAAGCGATGGATGATTACGCCGCCGGGCGCGAAGTCGCTACCTGCAAGTAG
- a CDS encoding PPA1309 family protein codes for MMEAVEFVHAEGWDQPPTLFGLVPTELLVDQLGELDLLDDGGASSPLTLVVQDLPESIDAGSDELADYVARVAWPQTVEGVILAQEIIFRDTAEDVDSSPRPARLFSGVLRDDDIEQTLLQIRPTEDELEERGLFAQDDIELRGGPGVAPVVIAALRHSLAQDPDELL; via the coding sequence ATGATGGAGGCGGTCGAGTTCGTCCATGCCGAGGGCTGGGACCAGCCTCCGACATTGTTCGGGCTCGTCCCCACAGAGCTCCTCGTTGATCAGTTGGGGGAGCTCGATTTGCTTGACGACGGTGGCGCCTCCAGCCCCCTGACGCTTGTGGTGCAAGACTTGCCGGAATCCATCGATGCTGGGTCCGATGAACTAGCGGACTACGTGGCGCGGGTCGCCTGGCCGCAGACGGTAGAGGGCGTAATTCTGGCGCAGGAGATTATCTTCCGCGACACTGCCGAAGACGTCGACTCCTCCCCGCGCCCAGCCCGGCTCTTCTCAGGCGTGTTGCGCGACGACGACATCGAGCAGACGCTGCTGCAGATCCGCCCTACCGAGGACGAGCTTGAAGAGCGCGGTCTCTTCGCCCAGGACGACATTGAATTGCGAGGCGGGCCCGGTGTCGCGCCGGTGGTGATTGCGGCATTGCGCCATAGTCTTGCCCAAGACCCAGATGAACTGCTTTAA
- a CDS encoding UPF0182 family protein, which yields MWTTIGIIAAVLFLLPLIVGLYTDFLWFGELDYRGVFNTVILSRVVLFVLFAAIGGAIAYIAAWLAWRGRPKVKSMDPFSPGAQHRASVEQSIRSLLVWAPVVVALFSGLAGQRSWRTFLLWLNGGEFGVTDPQFHRDLGFFAFTLPAVSTVVDMLSVLLVAAFLIALFGHYLLGGIRVGNNVTGARGHISQSARVQLAVTAGLWMLVKAASYWIERYHLLYARNDIFTGASYTGINAMLPAKIILTIIAVLVAAAFFVSVVYKDFRVPVLATVLMLVSSLVVGNVWPALLEQFSVKPNRQAKEYEYIGRNIEATRYAYGLTDATVTYEDNWGQGNVSNSTVADDAATISNIRLLDPDVISPTFTQNQQLRNFYGFPNTLAMDRYEVDGEMRDFVVAARELNPNSLSENQRDWINRHTVYTHGNGFIAAQANTVDEAAQDAGSTRGGLPIFTVSDLQSNAIARENDQAEELGIRVDEPRIYYGPVIASASDGLDYAIVGDNGQGAVEYDTDTSTYTYTGQGGVNIGNWANRLAYAVKYQELNLVLSDRVGGESKILYDRDPRERVERVAPWLTTDSKTYPAVIDGRVKWIVDGYTTLSRLPYSTRSRLSETTQDALNPDGTTQRLITDDLGYIRNSVKATVDAYDGSVELYAFDESDPVLKAWMGVFPDTVKPGSDISDQLRDHLRYPEDLFKVQRELLARYHVDDPGVFFNNDAFWSVPNDPTAPEDRKQLYQPPYYVVASDPETGDPSFQLITPFRGLNREFLSAHMSVSSDPENYGKIHVRVLPTNTQTQGPKQAQDALMSSDQVARDRTLWEGTNDLRNGNLLTLPVGGGEILYVEPIYSQRKGQESAFPKLLRVLVFYRGQVGYAPTISQALSQVGINPAAAQDIEVVDEDAPDTRTEADMASPTSPEQNEESEEASGSDGATTDGQSPIDGAANRDEALENINTALRNLEDARDGSFEEYGRALDALDRAVEDYQRLQD from the coding sequence TTGTGGACAACCATCGGCATCATCGCCGCGGTGTTGTTCCTACTGCCCCTGATTGTCGGTCTTTACACAGACTTCCTGTGGTTTGGCGAGCTCGACTACCGCGGAGTATTCAACACCGTCATCCTGAGCCGGGTGGTGCTGTTCGTGCTGTTCGCCGCAATCGGCGGGGCAATTGCGTACATTGCGGCATGGTTGGCGTGGCGCGGACGGCCAAAGGTTAAGTCGATGGATCCGTTCTCGCCCGGCGCCCAGCACCGAGCGAGTGTGGAGCAGAGCATCCGTTCGCTGCTGGTCTGGGCACCGGTCGTCGTAGCCTTGTTCTCCGGTCTTGCGGGGCAGCGTAGTTGGCGCACGTTCCTCCTCTGGCTCAACGGCGGCGAGTTCGGCGTGACTGATCCGCAGTTCCACCGGGACCTTGGTTTCTTCGCTTTCACGCTGCCTGCGGTCTCGACGGTCGTGGATATGCTGTCTGTCCTGCTGGTTGCAGCATTCCTCATTGCGCTGTTCGGCCACTACCTGCTTGGCGGCATTCGGGTGGGTAACAACGTCACCGGCGCACGCGGTCACATTTCGCAGTCTGCTCGTGTACAGCTTGCGGTCACCGCGGGGCTGTGGATGCTGGTCAAGGCGGCGAGCTACTGGATTGAGCGATACCACCTGCTTTACGCCCGCAACGATATCTTCACCGGTGCCTCCTACACCGGGATCAATGCGATGCTGCCGGCGAAGATCATCCTGACCATCATTGCCGTGCTTGTGGCTGCCGCGTTCTTTGTGTCGGTGGTGTACAAGGATTTCCGGGTTCCGGTGCTCGCAACCGTGCTCATGCTGGTTTCTTCTCTGGTGGTGGGCAACGTGTGGCCCGCGCTGCTGGAGCAGTTCTCGGTGAAGCCGAACCGTCAGGCGAAGGAATACGAGTACATCGGCCGCAATATCGAGGCCACCCGGTACGCCTACGGGCTTACGGATGCGACGGTGACATACGAGGACAACTGGGGCCAAGGCAATGTCTCCAACTCCACAGTGGCGGATGACGCGGCCACGATCTCGAATATTCGTCTGTTGGACCCCGATGTCATTTCGCCGACCTTCACCCAAAACCAGCAGCTGCGTAACTTCTACGGCTTCCCGAACACCCTGGCGATGGATCGCTACGAGGTTGATGGGGAGATGCGCGACTTCGTCGTCGCTGCCCGCGAGCTCAACCCGAACTCCTTGAGCGAGAACCAGCGTGACTGGATCAACCGCCACACCGTGTACACGCACGGCAACGGTTTCATCGCGGCGCAAGCCAACACCGTCGACGAGGCAGCGCAGGACGCCGGATCTACCCGCGGTGGTCTACCGATCTTCACAGTTTCCGATCTGCAATCCAACGCCATTGCTCGCGAAAATGACCAAGCTGAAGAGCTGGGCATCCGCGTTGACGAGCCGCGGATCTACTACGGGCCGGTGATCGCCTCGGCGAGTGACGGACTTGATTACGCCATCGTTGGAGACAACGGCCAGGGGGCGGTCGAGTACGACACAGACACAAGCACGTACACCTACACGGGTCAGGGCGGCGTCAACATTGGCAACTGGGCGAACCGGTTGGCCTACGCGGTGAAGTACCAAGAGCTCAACCTCGTGCTCTCGGACCGGGTCGGCGGGGAATCGAAGATTCTCTACGACCGCGATCCGCGCGAGCGCGTGGAGCGGGTCGCGCCGTGGCTGACTACGGATTCCAAGACCTACCCGGCTGTGATCGATGGGCGGGTGAAATGGATCGTTGACGGCTACACCACGCTGTCGCGTCTGCCGTACTCGACTCGTTCACGGTTGTCCGAAACCACCCAGGATGCCCTGAACCCTGACGGCACAACCCAGCGTCTGATTACCGACGACCTGGGCTACATCCGCAACTCGGTGAAGGCGACCGTCGATGCCTACGACGGCTCGGTGGAGCTTTACGCTTTTGATGAGTCGGACCCGGTTCTCAAGGCATGGATGGGCGTGTTCCCGGACACGGTGAAGCCGGGAAGCGACATTTCCGACCAGCTGCGAGACCACCTTCGTTATCCGGAGGACCTCTTCAAGGTGCAGCGCGAACTGCTTGCGCGCTACCACGTTGACGACCCCGGGGTGTTCTTCAACAACGATGCCTTCTGGTCCGTGCCAAATGACCCGACCGCGCCGGAGGACCGTAAACAGCTCTACCAGCCGCCGTACTACGTGGTTGCCTCCGACCCCGAGACCGGGGACCCGAGCTTCCAGCTGATTACGCCGTTCCGGGGACTCAACCGCGAGTTCCTGTCAGCTCACATGTCTGTGTCTTCGGATCCCGAGAACTACGGCAAAATCCACGTACGTGTGCTTCCGACCAACACGCAAACCCAGGGTCCGAAGCAGGCACAGGATGCTTTGATGTCCTCTGATCAGGTTGCCCGTGACCGCACGCTGTGGGAGGGCACAAACGATCTACGAAACGGTAACTTGCTGACGCTGCCGGTTGGCGGCGGTGAGATCCTCTACGTCGAGCCGATTTACTCGCAGCGCAAGGGCCAGGAATCGGCGTTCCCGAAGCTGCTGCGCGTGCTCGTGTTCTACCGCGGTCAAGTTGGCTATGCGCCGACGATCTCCCAGGCGCTGAGCCAAGTGGGCATCAACCCCGCCGCAGCCCAGGACATTGAGGTGGTGGACGAGGATGCTCCGGATACCCGTACGGAGGCTGATATGGCATCTCCGACATCGCCGGAGCAAAACGAAGAGAGCGAGGAGGCGAGCGGCTCTGACGGCGCAACGACTGATGGCCAGTCGCCGATCGATGGGGCAGCGAACCGGGATGAGGCGCTGGAGAACATCAACACGGCGCTGCGGAACTTGGAGGACGCCCGCGACGGTTCCTTCGAGGAATACGGACGCGCCCTCGACGCTCTCGACCGGGCTGTAGAAGACTACCAGCGACTTCAGGACTGA
- a CDS encoding glycosyltransferase family 2 protein has product MVNINGILAWIGYFLAAYLLVVLLIYFAMMIFAVYKINRNRRYERTMDLLSNTEAYNLGVSVLVPAFNEEQGIVQNVSSLLNLNYKRFEIIVVNDGSTDATADLLINQFLMKPVQNVTIEQKLKTAEVESMYVSNLFPNLKLVNKLNGGKADALNCGINVSTMEYVCTVDGDSVLEKDSMKKVMRPFVLEGDRVAAVGGTVELINENRVNHGVADKQIEFSPNPLVAMQTIEYFRSFLIGRVALSELNLMLICSGAFSVFDKAMLIENGGLARNVIGEDMEIVVRLQKNITKHRLNKLIVHVPDAICYTEAPETLKVLRRQRRRWHQGLLESLTAHMEVWFNPRFRALGVIAFPYFIMVEAFIPFVEVLGIAYLIAGFFVGQVFVEFSLFLLMLSLIYAGLMNTISVMLHSWQQDKYPDAAELAYVLGLSFTEAFWFKPLMLFWRLEGFYRFFTKRSDWGVMDRRGFSESKPEVVS; this is encoded by the coding sequence GTGGTTAACATCAACGGGATTCTTGCCTGGATCGGGTACTTTCTCGCGGCGTACTTGTTGGTTGTGCTTCTGATCTACTTCGCGATGATGATCTTCGCGGTGTACAAGATCAATCGCAACCGTCGATACGAGCGAACGATGGACCTGTTGAGCAATACCGAGGCTTACAACCTGGGAGTCTCAGTCTTGGTTCCGGCGTTCAATGAAGAGCAAGGCATTGTGCAAAACGTTTCGTCGTTGTTGAACCTCAACTACAAGCGCTTTGAAATCATCGTGGTGAACGATGGTTCCACCGATGCCACCGCCGACTTGCTCATCAACCAGTTCTTGATGAAACCGGTCCAAAACGTCACGATTGAGCAAAAGTTGAAGACGGCTGAAGTTGAAAGCATGTATGTCTCCAACTTGTTCCCGAACTTGAAATTGGTAAACAAGCTCAACGGTGGCAAGGCTGACGCACTCAACTGCGGCATCAACGTCTCCACCATGGAGTACGTCTGCACGGTTGACGGTGATTCGGTCCTGGAGAAGGACTCGATGAAAAAGGTCATGCGACCGTTCGTGCTTGAGGGCGACCGCGTCGCGGCCGTCGGCGGCACCGTAGAGCTGATCAATGAGAACCGTGTGAACCACGGCGTGGCCGATAAGCAGATTGAATTCTCGCCGAACCCTCTCGTTGCGATGCAGACAATCGAGTACTTCCGTTCGTTTTTGATCGGACGTGTTGCACTCAGTGAGCTGAACCTCATGCTCATCTGCTCAGGCGCGTTCTCCGTGTTCGACAAGGCCATGTTGATCGAGAACGGTGGCCTGGCGCGCAACGTGATCGGTGAAGACATGGAAATCGTCGTGCGTCTGCAGAAGAACATCACGAAGCACAGGCTTAACAAGCTCATCGTGCACGTGCCGGACGCCATCTGCTACACCGAAGCTCCCGAAACGCTGAAGGTGCTTCGCCGCCAACGCCGGCGGTGGCACCAGGGTCTCCTCGAGAGCTTGACCGCCCACATGGAGGTGTGGTTCAACCCTCGCTTCCGGGCCCTCGGTGTCATTGCCTTTCCGTACTTCATCATGGTCGAGGCGTTCATCCCGTTCGTGGAGGTGCTCGGCATCGCCTACCTAATCGCCGGTTTCTTCGTCGGGCAGGTGTTTGTCGAATTTTCCTTGTTCCTTCTAATGCTCTCGCTGATCTACGCCGGTCTAATGAACACCATCTCGGTGATGCTCCACTCTTGGCAGCAAGACAAGTACCCCGATGCTGCAGAGCTGGCTTATGTGCTCGGACTGTCATTCACTGAGGCATTCTGGTTCAAACCCCTCATGTTGTTCTGGCGGTTGGAAGGTTTCTACCGCTTCTTCACCAAGCGCAGCGACTGGGGTGTGATGGACCGTCGGGGTTTCAGCGAATCTAAGCCTGAGGTTGTTTCGTGA
- a CDS encoding ThiF family adenylyltransferase, giving the protein MVAPLPHDELARTARQMNLPGFGLEQQTLLHNAHVLVIGAGGLGCPVMQTLAATGVGEITVVDDDVVSLSNIHRQILFSAADVGRKKVEVAAERLRELQPGLTVHAVDDRLHEGNFLTHLEGIDLLIDGSDTFATKFLAADAAEISGTPLVWGSVLRYRGDVALWWSGPGAPEDGVGMRDLYPSQPDPDSVPDCATAGVLGVTTSVVGGLMATEAVKFLAGIGESTVGKLYMYDALTSSIQQFSVRRDPGRALVSELGSYSGACAVPDASDRGRDLIDALARGEAYPLDVREPHEKLLSDLPYPGAHLPMSQLDQARETIAALPQGDVVVYCAAGARSDRFVEEFAELAAQLGITLHSLPGGTNRWA; this is encoded by the coding sequence ATGGTTGCACCCCTCCCCCACGACGAACTTGCACGCACCGCCAGGCAGATGAACTTGCCGGGTTTCGGTCTCGAGCAGCAGACCCTCCTGCACAACGCGCACGTACTCGTGATCGGCGCCGGCGGACTTGGGTGCCCCGTCATGCAGACTCTCGCGGCGACCGGCGTGGGTGAAATTACGGTCGTAGACGACGATGTGGTGTCCCTTTCCAACATTCACCGCCAGATCCTCTTCAGCGCTGCCGACGTCGGCCGGAAGAAGGTCGAGGTTGCGGCGGAGCGGCTGCGCGAACTCCAGCCAGGACTCACGGTGCATGCAGTCGATGATCGGCTCCACGAAGGCAATTTCCTCACACATCTCGAGGGCATCGATTTGCTTATCGACGGCTCGGATACTTTCGCGACCAAATTCCTCGCCGCCGACGCCGCAGAAATTTCTGGCACTCCCCTGGTGTGGGGTTCGGTCTTGCGCTACCGGGGAGATGTCGCACTGTGGTGGTCCGGGCCAGGCGCACCCGAAGACGGTGTCGGCATGCGTGACCTCTACCCCTCCCAACCTGACCCAGATTCAGTGCCGGACTGCGCCACCGCCGGTGTGCTTGGCGTGACCACCAGCGTGGTTGGCGGTCTAATGGCCACCGAGGCGGTGAAGTTTCTTGCCGGCATCGGTGAGTCGACGGTGGGCAAGCTGTACATGTACGACGCTCTCACGTCGTCCATCCAGCAGTTCTCCGTTCGCAGGGACCCGGGGCGCGCGTTGGTGTCAGAACTCGGCTCCTACTCCGGTGCATGCGCGGTCCCTGATGCCTCTGATCGGGGGCGTGACCTCATCGATGCACTTGCCCGGGGCGAGGCGTACCCGCTTGATGTGCGCGAACCCCATGAGAAGCTGCTCTCAGACCTCCCCTACCCCGGAGCACATTTGCCCATGAGTCAGCTCGACCAAGCCAGGGAAACCATTGCTGCGCTTCCGCAGGGGGACGTGGTGGTCTACTGCGCCGCAGGGGCGCGCTCGGACCGCTTCGTTGAAGAGTTCGCGGAGCTCGCCGCCCAGCTGGGTATCACGCTGCATTCCCTGCCGGGCGGAACCAACCGCTGGGCCTAA
- a CDS encoding BCCT family transporter: MARQRQLKSDPLIFWSALGFIIAFVTATLAFGDRARKAYSEISGWLMENLTWMYIGGISAVFIFLIVVFVSRYGNLRLGDDDDEPDVRC; this comes from the coding sequence ATGGCGCGACAACGCCAACTGAAGTCAGATCCCCTGATCTTTTGGTCGGCGCTGGGCTTCATCATCGCCTTCGTCACCGCGACTCTTGCCTTCGGCGACAGAGCCCGGAAAGCCTACTCAGAGATCTCCGGCTGGTTGATGGAGAACCTGACCTGGATGTACATCGGCGGCATCTCGGCAGTGTTCATTTTCCTCATCGTCGTGTTCGTGTCTCGTTACGGCAACCTGCGCTTGGGTGATGACGACGACGAACCCGACGTACGCTGCTGA
- a CDS encoding ATP-grasp domain-containing protein yields the protein MTTTNPTYAADQRPHLPVVVKPRVSRGGRGVEVVETQDRFAEITDPGLIVQEFAPGEEFCPQLFISPTTGETEVVVLHKTAMKEGRVGNAAAVERATDQAVADLARETASVIGLTGPLDMDIRYTEAGRPVLLEVNARFGANSEHAPEILAAFLEEVA from the coding sequence ATGACGACGACGAACCCGACGTACGCTGCTGACCAGCGACCGCATCTACCGGTTGTCGTGAAGCCGCGCGTGAGCCGCGGTGGCCGCGGCGTGGAGGTTGTGGAAACCCAGGATCGCTTCGCAGAGATCACCGATCCCGGGTTGATCGTGCAAGAGTTCGCCCCTGGCGAGGAGTTCTGCCCCCAGTTGTTCATCAGTCCCACCACCGGTGAGACCGAAGTCGTTGTGCTCCACAAAACTGCGATGAAGGAAGGCCGGGTTGGCAACGCGGCCGCGGTGGAGCGAGCTACGGACCAAGCTGTCGCTGACCTCGCTCGCGAAACCGCCAGCGTTATCGGCTTGACCGGTCCGCTGGATATGGATATCCGCTACACGGAAGCCGGTAGGCCAGTACTGCTGGAGGTCAACGCGCGATTTGGAGCCAATTCGGAGCACGCCCCGGAGATCCTCGCTGCGTTCCTTGAGGAGGTAGCGTGA
- a CDS encoding glycosyltransferase, with protein MAFLVFTMALLVMRVLFVPLALLFEYRAARRRAAGTPTALDRNPLVSVVVPAYNEETVLRSCVTSIVGSGYPNLEVIVVDDGSSDDTQRIAQELESLHPQMRYIYQENAGKGAALNHGYRESRGEFLLFIDADSVFTPDTVPAMLRAFYAEDIGAVCGDDRPVNLNRVLTRFLALITHVGTGLVRRAFDLLGVVPVVSGNSGAFRRACLDEVARATPGRPLREDTVGEDLELTWHIHTTPWRVVFAPEALVYAESPSSLKALYKQRTRWARGLLQSLQIYWPLMFRPSNPAFTGLLWFTVITMVFFPVLQIGLFIAMLVTLPNANFTAWGLLLGSGLVLSTVLLIITMVIANALGDLRHIWALPLWPFYSLAMSFTMLNAMWQELTRSELKWNKPERTGVISFEEQLGLEAGADSSGRSADRISADQFDAAAQPRG; from the coding sequence GTGGCGTTTCTAGTGTTCACCATGGCGCTGCTGGTCATGCGTGTTCTGTTCGTCCCGCTTGCGCTCCTCTTTGAGTACCGGGCGGCGCGACGGCGTGCCGCCGGCACCCCGACTGCGCTCGACCGGAACCCCTTGGTGTCCGTCGTTGTTCCGGCGTACAACGAAGAAACCGTTTTAAGGTCGTGCGTGACGTCGATTGTCGGCTCCGGGTACCCGAACCTCGAGGTCATCGTTGTCGACGACGGCTCCTCCGACGACACGCAGCGCATCGCGCAGGAGTTGGAGTCTCTCCATCCGCAAATGCGCTACATCTACCAAGAAAACGCTGGCAAAGGTGCGGCGCTGAACCACGGCTACCGCGAGTCCAGGGGCGAATTCCTCCTGTTCATCGACGCTGACTCTGTTTTTACTCCCGATACGGTTCCTGCCATGCTGCGCGCGTTCTACGCAGAGGACATCGGCGCTGTGTGCGGAGACGACCGTCCCGTGAACTTGAACCGGGTGCTCACGCGGTTCCTCGCTCTGATCACGCACGTCGGAACGGGCCTCGTGCGACGCGCCTTCGACCTGCTCGGGGTAGTGCCGGTGGTCTCCGGGAACTCGGGCGCGTTCCGGCGCGCGTGCCTGGATGAGGTCGCCCGCGCGACCCCTGGGCGGCCGTTGCGAGAAGACACGGTCGGTGAGGACTTAGAGCTCACGTGGCACATCCACACCACCCCGTGGAGAGTTGTGTTCGCGCCGGAGGCCCTTGTCTATGCGGAATCCCCTTCGTCCCTCAAGGCGCTATATAAGCAGCGCACCCGCTGGGCCCGTGGGCTGCTGCAAAGCCTGCAGATCTACTGGCCGTTGATGTTCAGACCCTCCAACCCAGCGTTTACCGGCTTGTTGTGGTTCACCGTGATCACCATGGTGTTCTTCCCGGTGCTGCAGATTGGTCTGTTCATCGCAATGCTTGTAACCCTGCCCAACGCCAACTTCACTGCGTGGGGCCTCTTGCTCGGATCCGGGCTGGTGCTGTCGACCGTGCTGCTCATCATCACCATGGTGATCGCCAACGCGCTGGGCGACCTTCGCCATATCTGGGCTCTGCCGCTGTGGCCGTTTTACTCTCTGGCCATGTCGTTTACCATGCTCAACGCGATGTGGCAGGAGCTGACTCGATCCGAGTTGAAGTGGAACAAACCAGAACGAACAGGAGTGATCTCGTTTGAGGAGCAACTTGGGTTGGAAGCTGGCGCTGATAGCAGCGGCCGTTCCGCTGATCGCATTTCTGCTGATCAATTTGATGCAGCAGCCCAGCCGCGGGGTTAA
- a CDS encoding purine-cytosine permease family protein: MENAQHPAASASGTAPVIETRGIDIVPEHERTAKPSDLFWPWFAANVSVFGISYGSFLLWFGISFWQAAIVTAIGVTFSFFLCGLIAVAGKRGSVPTMVLSRAAFGVHGQKVPGIVSWLTSIGWETSLSIMAVLAITTVIRQLGAEPGLAVPVAATVIVAALIVGASVLGYHTIMKLQSVLTWLTGAITVLYILLTVPQIDWAAVQAIPAGSTGAVIGALVMVMTGFGLGWINIAADWSRYQRRDTPDSAIIFWNTFGGAVAPVLLIIFGLLIAGSDPALAEAIADDPIGALAVILPTWVLVPFLLTAVLALVSGAVLGIYSSGLTLITLGIDIPRPAAAAIDGLILTAGTIYVVFFAQSFLGPFQSFLITLGVPLASWAGILIADIFSRTQDYDEAALYDADGRYGAVDWASIAIMAIASVVGWGLVANAFAEEAAWNNWQGYLLPLVGEHWADANLGVLVALVFSFVAAWLARRGTIRRQEGREGQN; this comes from the coding sequence ATGGAAAATGCACAGCACCCCGCCGCGTCGGCCTCCGGTACGGCGCCGGTCATCGAGACCCGCGGCATAGACATCGTCCCCGAACACGAGCGCACTGCGAAGCCATCGGACCTGTTCTGGCCCTGGTTCGCGGCGAACGTGTCGGTGTTCGGCATCAGCTACGGCTCGTTCCTGCTCTGGTTTGGGATTTCGTTCTGGCAGGCCGCCATCGTCACCGCGATTGGCGTGACCTTTTCCTTCTTCCTTTGCGGTCTCATTGCCGTAGCCGGCAAGCGCGGCTCCGTGCCCACGATGGTGCTCTCGCGTGCCGCGTTCGGTGTCCACGGCCAGAAAGTGCCGGGTATCGTTTCGTGGCTCACGTCGATCGGGTGGGAGACCTCGCTAAGTATCATGGCCGTGCTGGCCATCACCACGGTGATCCGGCAGCTCGGCGCTGAACCGGGGCTGGCCGTGCCGGTAGCCGCCACCGTGATCGTCGCCGCGCTGATTGTGGGTGCCTCGGTGCTGGGCTACCACACCATCATGAAGCTGCAGTCCGTGCTGACTTGGCTCACCGGCGCTATCACCGTGCTTTACATCCTGCTCACCGTCCCACAGATCGACTGGGCAGCCGTGCAGGCCATCCCGGCCGGCAGCACGGGCGCGGTCATTGGCGCGCTGGTGATGGTGATGACGGGCTTCGGCCTGGGCTGGATCAACATCGCCGCCGACTGGTCGCGCTATCAGCGCCGCGACACCCCGGACAGCGCGATCATCTTCTGGAACACCTTCGGCGGGGCAGTGGCGCCGGTACTCCTCATCATCTTCGGCCTGCTGATCGCCGGCTCGGACCCAGCCTTGGCCGAGGCGATTGCCGACGACCCAATCGGCGCCCTCGCCGTCATCCTGCCAACCTGGGTGCTGGTGCCGTTCCTGCTCACCGCCGTCCTCGCGCTGGTCTCGGGCGCGGTGCTGGGCATTTACTCCTCTGGCCTGACGCTGATCACCCTGGGCATCGACATCCCGCGCCCGGCAGCCGCCGCCATCGACGGCCTCATCCTCACCGCCGGCACCATCTATGTGGTGTTCTTCGCCCAGTCCTTCCTCGGGCCGTTCCAATCCTTCCTGATTACCCTCGGCGTGCCGCTGGCCAGCTGGGCCGGCATCCTCATCGCGGACATCTTCTCCCGCACGCAGGATTACGACGAGGCAGCACTCTACGACGCGGACGGCCGCTACGGCGCCGTCGACTGGGCCTCGATCGCGATCATGGCGATCGCCTCCGTCGTCGGCTGGGGGCTGGTGGCCAACGCCTTCGCGGAGGAGGCGGCGTGGAACAACTGGCAGGGCTACCTGCTGCCGCTCGTCGGCGAGCACTGGGCAGATGCCAACCTGGGGGTGCTCGTGGCGCTGGTCTTCTCCTTCGTCGCGGCGTGGCTCGCGCGACGCGGCACGATCCGGCGGCAGGAAGGGCGCGAGGGGCAGAACTAG